TGGCAGCTGGAGCGCTCCAAATAATTAACTCGGGTATCATCGAAATACTTTTATAACaattcaatagcgcgagcgtgcttcatattctttatatagagcacgctaatgacgtcatcaaactaacagctccttgataatgcttcaaatttgcttcaaattcaaatctgttttcatgcatgagttcacccttcactttttgaccgatctgagacgagatttaatcgtaatttataatattgctcGAATTTTCAtgtaatcaaattcaatagcgcgagcgtgcttcatattcttattgagcacgctaatgacgtcaacaaactaacagctcgttgaatttatgttataaaacaattagttcatgcgttagctgtgcgtatgtcgagatattgagcacttgggaagtttggagagcactcaagaggctagaggttcactcggctgcgcctcgtgcaactcttgcgcctctttcgtgctctccagACTTCCcgcgtgctcaatatctcgacatacgcacgctaattgttttataacataaattcaacgagAGCACAAAGCAGCTTTAACGCATCTCTAAAGTAGTTTTTTCcatctttttgagaattttaatttttgacccaatgtgACAATTTcataaaggctatagcctttgcatactGGCCAAATTTGGCCATGTTGTAAAACGTgttatttttcgaatagtatgtgtttttgagagctgtttttttgcacagagcagcTCTCCTTCTGCTCGGGACCTTGGCCTGCAGGTGGACAGTATTCTAAGCTATGATGAACATGTCACTCAAACAGTGTCCTCGTGCATAGGTAGCTTGTGTCAGATTAATAGGGTGAAGCATCTGTTCGATGCTAGGACATTAGAACGGGCTATAAATGCTTTAGTGTTTGGTAAGTTATACTACTGTTCTCCGGTGTGGTCTAACACTTCACAGAAAAATATCTCGAAGCTGCAGAAAGTTCAGAATTTTGCTTGCAGAATTATTACTAGAAAGCGGAAATTTGACCGTATAACACCGGTATTAAGAGAGCTGAGGTGGCTCCCCGTGACCAGTTTTCTTAAATACACACTTGGAGTTTTAGCAtttaaatgtgttaaggggTTAGCCCCTAGCTACCTTTGTCGTAGATTTAAGACACGTGCTTCCGTTCATAATCGTAACACTAGATATAAGAATACCTTGAATATCCCACCTTATAAGTCAGCTTCTGGGCAACGCACATTTTTATATCGCGCAACGAGTTTCTGGAATTCTCTTCCATGTGAAATAAGAGAATGTTACAACTTTCCAACCTTCAAAAGACTTTTAAAGGAATTTCTCACTAGTTTTTAGTTAgcattataatatattttagaatttttgatccttaatttttaattttttaatgtattgattgtaattagtttttaaaacccattttaatggaaaactaataaaatcacTATCACTATCACTATCACTCTAATCCGGTTCTGGAGTAGTTTTTCGCACGATTTTGAGAACTGTAGTTTTTGACCCATAGcaatgattttgcaaaggctatagcctttgcatagtggccaactTTAACCATGTTGGGAAACTTGTTATTTGTCGAATTTTATGTGTTTTTgagagctgtttttttgcacagagcagcTCTAATGCATCTCTAGACtagtttttcgcatttttttgagaattttattttttgacccaaagtgacaattttgcaaactaaggctatagcctctgcatagTGGTCAAATTTGGCCATGTTTGAAAACTTGTTATTGTTCGAATGCAATGACCAAATTTGGCCATGTTGGAAAAATTCTTTCTTTccgactatttaacaattatttctcgagcccgaatgggctatgagtcaatagcccatgaggccgaaggccgaatgggctattgactcagaggctatgagggcgagaggaataattgttttagtaaaataaatagaataattgttttagtaaaataaatagaataattgttttagtaaaataaatagatcatgggcgagaaccaattagaatgcgagaattacttgggttattatataaaagtaAATACAAATTATTAAAATCTTACTTTTAAATACAGCTATAGTTATTtgcgaaatatttcatcatatctataaatacaaataaatgcaaaaatttTGTCTATTTTTTCAAGGTTTACCAcctcttgtttcatttttacaGACATTCACCCTAAatctcacttgtgttttcagaagctgctgaaatttcagcaacttttgaaaacactgGTGATATTCAGCTTTgattttactcgcccccatgcgattacctatgcAAATTAAACAAAGTTGCAGACCGCAAATATTTAGAACGTTTGGCGACCACTAAAGCGAAAAGGCGACAACTACAATTGTCTTTCAGCGCAAAAATGCTTGCGGCGTTTGTCTCTGGTCAAAAAGGTGTAAGTTGTGCTGGAAAATGAGCGACAAAGCCCTCTTGGAAGGCGTCGCTAAAGGCAAATGAGATCTGTGGCAGCTGCATAAGGTATGGAGCACGGTGATTGGCGTGGTAAATTGACAGAGTACGAATAAAGAAAGAGGGTTCGCCTACTTCCTAATTAAATTGAGAAACCAAACGGAAGCCTGCTTAACTTTCATCTTAAACTCAATGGCAACGAACAACAGCAGCGGCATACAATGTGAGTCTTCAACCGATACACGGACAGAACACGTTTTCAAGTTGATTGCCTACTCGATCATCCTGTTTGGTTCTCTTGTCGGTAATGTGCTCGTTATATTAGTCGTTGTTTTGAATAGACACATGCGAAGTGTCACCAACTATCTGATAGTGAATATGGCAGTTGCTGACCTTCTGCTTACTGCCATCAACATGCCGGTTACTATCAAAGTTATTGCGACTAGCAGCATGGACTGGTCGGTCGTTTTGTGCAAGATCATTCCCTTCACTCAACCTGTGTTCTTGGCAGGCTCAGTGTTGACGCTTACAGCTATCGCCATTGACCGCTTCCTGGCTATCCTGTACCCTCTAAAACGGTACGTGACATTTCCTGTAGCATACTACATGATTGCAGTTATCTGGATAGTCTCAATCGCCGTCAACTCTCCATTTCTATACGCCATGAAGGTTGTTTTCAataaaaataccaaaacaaaTTCCTGTTTGGAGATATGGACTCCCGTTTTCTCAGAAAATGCGGACAAAGACTTCACATTTGTTCTGTTTGTAACATTTTACGTATTTCCCCTTTCGACTATGTCCGTGTTGTACAGTTTTGTTATCCACAATCTTTGGGTGAGAAAAGTTCCTGGAATTCAAACGCCCGAAAATCAGCTTCGCGCAGAGAGGTCCAAGAAAAAGGTTCTCAAGATGTTACTCGCAGTTGTGGTGGTCTTTGCCTTGTGTTGGTTACCAGTGTATATTACACAGTTCATCGCATTCTTTGGCCAGAAAAGCTTTCCATGCGGACCCCCGGTCACTCTCGCGTTTGTCGGCTACTTTCTTGGTTATGCCAATAGCGCTATTAATCCTGCCATGTATGCCATATTTAACAGTAACTTTCGGAAAGGCTTCAGAGACGCCTTGCTGTGCCGTTGTCCCCGCAACAGAGTTGCTCCTCTAGTAACTAAACCTGGGCCTGTGGTGGGTACTGAAAGCACCGTTCTAAGGCAAGTAACTCTTTGCGCTGGCTCAAAAGTCTCAACTACCAAACAACAAGGCCGTTCCTTCACGAATATTCGGCTTTAAGAAGTTACAGAGAGAAACAAAGTGGGCAGGGCAGCTACGTACACCGTCAGAAGTGCAAACCctaaaaccaattcaaaattCGAAAAACGCACGCAAAATCGGACAAGTATATCTTTCCCGTTTGAGGACGTAATTAATTCATGCGTTATTACCAATATTTTCACAGGGGTGAAGCTAACACATTTTCAGGTCTATTTTAACAACTCAACCTAAATCACCTATGAATCTCTCAACAATAGCCTATTTCTGTTACACATGCATATGTTTTAACGCTATATTTAGTTGATGTCAAAACATCATCATTATTGTAATCATAATGTAAAACAATTATATGAAGCTTTTAAATGAGTGTGACCTGTATGCTCTTGCTAAAAggtctgggcccagttgttcaaagcccgattaagctaatcgtGGAtgagtggaaattttaattgttatttatttacgttTAAAGGAGGATGATCTATACACTAAACAGCCCATCAGCTACTTCATTGTTTGTCACGAGCTTTGAAGGTAAAGCTCGACATACGTTCAAACCAAGTGAAATTAACGTTTTCGTTAACTTACATTACACCTGTTTGCTTTAGTTGCCCTCTTTACGGAAAAAGATCTGCCATCACTACATGCAACTTTCGAATGTTCAGAGAGCAGGATCGAGAAAAAATGACGTGAAAGAGTTGACTCAGTCAAGAACACAGTTTACTATATAACATGGGGGTTTTGGGCTTTTGTGTTATGCATAATTTTAAGTCGTATGTGCAAGCAATGGCagaatgtaaaataaaaaactCTCTTTCTTTAAAGTGTGTCTTGGATACAGGAAGTGTCTTTCTTCACAATGAATTTCTTGCCATTTTTCTTAATAACATGCCCCAGTAAATCATGACGCAAATCAACTGCTCTGTTTCAGTTCTCTCAACTTCGTTTGCCATGAAGTGATTGTGAAAAGAAATAGTTTCAAGttcaattaaaatgaaaaatttctcATCTTCCCAAACAATAATTTCAGCCGCTTGTCCATAACAGGATaatcattacttttttttccctATTCATCCACTTCCTGCAGCCTCAAGATACATGCTGGGgcctatttctcgaaagtcccgaaacttttcgggcgcattccGGGTGAGATAAGtcttcaaaactaaggcgtctcgaggcacgaaacttagcagttatttttatttttattcactttacaacgtatgaaaagaccagctttacagaataaacaggtcggagttttacgaatggctattcgggcccgaaaagttttcccAACATGCTTAACCCTTAATAATAAAAGATCGGTCACCATATTAATTCAGGTAAATCAAGTGTTACTTTGGAGCCAAATGTAGAAGCAAGAAGCGTTACTAAAAGGGAACTTACCTGCTTCCCACAAATCTCTCAGGGGTATCTTCCAGTCCAGCAGCATCACTTTTTAGCTGAACCTGGGGATGCTGTCTCAGATCAATGCCATACTGTACAACTTAAGGGTACAAAGTAAACATTTGAACCTCTGCAATATTTAATTGAAATCGTAACGGAATTAAAAGATAACAAAATTGGTTTACCTCAACCAACAGCATCTCTCTACAGATATTTGGAGGTTGTTTGCCCAGTTGATATCAGGATATTCCAGCACATGTTTCTGGAGGTGACAATCAAAGCAAGAAATTATATCTTAATATCGCCATATAATACTTGTACTAATAGTTCAAATTTCAAGCAGTCAAATTCCCCTAAAACACACTTCCCATAATAAATCTATCATTACCTACAAAATTTACAATATAgcaaaacaaagtttcaaagtTTTAGCAATCTGTTATAATAGATGTGACATTTTTATCGTAGCCATCAGAAAAGTAATGCAATCCAAGACCTTTAGGTCCTACAAGTGTACTCAAGTCCTTGGTTTCATACATGTATGTAATTCATTGTTACTGAGAATTCATCCATTAATTTACGTGTACCTTTGACGACAAAAATGACAGAGTTCTTGGAATATTTTTGAACTTCTTAGAAACCACTCTCTTGAAGAAATTGTGCTTGGCCTCAAATCCCATGATCCAAATGTTCTGTGCTGGTCCAAACCGaaatttaaaaatggcaaaactattATTCATTTTCAACAGCAAAAGTTTGACGTTCCTACCATGATATGTCCAGATACATTTACGAAACTAAAATAAGTAAAAGAC
The nucleotide sequence above comes from Acropora muricata isolate sample 2 chromosome 12, ASM3666990v1, whole genome shotgun sequence. Encoded proteins:
- the LOC136892887 gene encoding QRFP-like peptide receptor, which produces MATNNSSGIQCESSTDTRTEHVFKLIAYSIILFGSLVGNVLVILVVVLNRHMRSVTNYLIVNMAVADLLLTAINMPVTIKVIATSSMDWSVVLCKIIPFTQPVFLAGSVLTLTAIAIDRFLAILYPLKRYVTFPVAYYMIAVIWIVSIAVNSPFLYAMKVVFNKNTKTNSCLEIWTPVFSENADKDFTFVLFVTFYVFPLSTMSVLYSFVIHNLWVRKVPGIQTPENQLRAERSKKKVLKMLLAVVVVFALCWLPVYITQFIAFFGQKSFPCGPPVTLAFVGYFLGYANSAINPAMYAIFNSNFRKGFRDALLCRCPRNRVAPLVTKPGPVVGTESTVLRQVTLCAGSKVSTTKQQGRSFTNIRL